One segment of Colius striatus isolate bColStr4 chromosome 11, bColStr4.1.hap1, whole genome shotgun sequence DNA contains the following:
- the GYPC gene encoding glycophorin-C, with protein MSYQNNTTSQPHGDIESPTAGADVAVIGGVIAAVVFVLICLLVVMVRYMYRHKGTYHTNEAKGTEFAESADAALKNDPALQEAVDESKKEYFI; from the exons ATGAGTTACCAAAACAATACGACATCTCAACCAC ATGGAGACATTGAGAGCCCCACAGCTGGAGCAGATGTGGCTGTTATTGGAG GTGTGATTGCTGCAGTGGTGTTTGTCCTCATTTGCCTGCTGGTGGTGATGGTCCGGTATATGTACAGACATAAGGGCACTTACCACACCAATGAGGCAAAAGGAACTGAGTTTGCTGAAAGTGCAGatgctgctttgaaaaatgaCCCTGCTCTCCAGGAAGCAGTGGATGAGAGCAAAAAGGAATATTTCATCTGA